The Caulifigura coniformis genome includes a region encoding these proteins:
- a CDS encoding phosphatase PAP2 family protein, giving the protein MGRFISFFRSWEPRAWAALVLLTLGVWGALALAEAVREGETGRWDRWLLQLARQPGDPGVLRGPRWLPEMVRDVTALGSVVVLALSTAGVVGFLWLLGKRWTAVFLTIATAGGALMASGLKMLFSRARPEVVPHLVHVYSSSFPSGHSMMAAITYLTLGGMVMAVVEGRLLKMYVLGLAVALSILVGVSRVLLGVHYPSDVLAGWTIGLAWSEACWLVHAWLTNRLRTPEKLQESPSI; this is encoded by the coding sequence ATGGGACGGTTCATCAGCTTCTTCCGGTCGTGGGAGCCTCGCGCGTGGGCCGCGCTCGTCCTGCTGACCCTGGGCGTGTGGGGAGCCCTCGCCCTCGCGGAAGCCGTTCGGGAAGGGGAGACGGGGCGCTGGGACCGTTGGCTGCTTCAGCTGGCACGCCAGCCGGGCGATCCGGGCGTGCTGCGCGGGCCGCGCTGGTTGCCGGAAATGGTCCGCGACGTCACCGCCCTGGGGTCGGTGGTCGTCCTGGCCCTGAGCACGGCCGGCGTCGTTGGCTTTCTCTGGCTCCTCGGCAAACGCTGGACTGCTGTTTTTCTCACGATCGCCACGGCAGGCGGAGCGCTCATGGCCTCCGGGCTCAAGATGCTCTTTTCGCGGGCCCGGCCTGAGGTCGTCCCTCACCTCGTGCATGTCTACTCCAGCAGCTTCCCGAGCGGCCATTCGATGATGGCGGCTATCACCTATCTCACCCTGGGTGGAATGGTGATGGCGGTCGTCGAGGGACGACTGCTGAAGATGTACGTGCTGGGGCTGGCCGTCGCCCTATCGATTCTGGTGGGCGTCAGCCGGGTCCTGCTGGGGGTTCATTATCCCAGTGACGTACTGGCGGGGTGGACGATTGGGCTGGCATGGTCCGAAGCGTGCTGGCTCGTCCATGCCTGGCTGACCAACCGCCTGAGGACGCCGGAAAAGCTGCAGGAATCGCCCTCGATCTGA
- a CDS encoding CsbD family protein, with the protein MITRQELEGSWNSVKGKLQERWGQLTDNDLTQFKGDANQLIGAIQAKTGETRRAVEDFLQSAMKNSGSAVQQAVSTAKDYAGQAKQVAGERYEQALEGVQVGMKEAEAMVRRSPMESVAVAFGAGLIAGVVAGLVLKSSRA; encoded by the coding sequence ATGATCACTCGCCAGGAACTCGAAGGCAGCTGGAACTCGGTGAAGGGGAAGCTTCAGGAGCGCTGGGGCCAGCTGACCGACAACGACTTGACACAGTTCAAGGGCGATGCGAACCAGCTGATCGGAGCCATCCAGGCAAAGACGGGAGAAACCCGCCGCGCTGTCGAGGACTTCCTTCAATCAGCGATGAAAAACAGCGGCTCGGCTGTTCAACAGGCTGTGAGCACTGCCAAGGATTATGCGGGACAGGCGAAACAGGTGGCCGGCGAACGCTACGAGCAGGCGCTGGAAGGCGTCCAGGTCGGGATGAAGGAAGCGGAAGCCATGGTTCGTCGCAGCCCGATGGAGTCGGTTGCCGTCGCGTTCGGCGCCGGACTGATCGCTGGCGTCGTGGCCGGCCTGGTTCTGAAGTCGTCTCGCGCTTGA
- a CDS encoding DUF1501 domain-containing protein gives MSFGKNSSRRFCDGITRRSFVRLGSLAVGGLGLTDLIRNEARGAAKARRHKSVIMVYLTGGIGHQDTFDLKPQAPVEMRGEFRQIATAVPGTAFCEHLPRLSACADKFTVLRSIVGQRDEHSSFQSVTGFTMGETAQRKLPHFGSIVSRVQGGTDSLTPPFIDLFPTMQHRPYNSTGAGYLGSAYHQVRADGEDLNSMKLRYIERPQFEGRQRLLTGLDELRRRQDAHGFSDADESYRRAFEVMTSSRIIEAMDVEREDVAIRERYGKGSSKHLGDGAPMWNDQLLIARRLVESGVRVVTVAYGFWDTHGNNFSHMKQHLPLFDTGISALIEDLHARGLSEDCTVVVWGEFGRSPKINTNAGRDHWAPVQSVLVSGGGMPEGLVIGSTDKTAAYAQERPIHYRDVLATVYHNLGIDPHDFVRDVSDRPVAILPEDARPIRELASAGRVQHS, from the coding sequence ATGTCGTTCGGAAAGAACTCCTCCCGTCGATTCTGTGACGGGATCACGCGACGCTCATTCGTCCGCTTGGGAAGCCTGGCCGTCGGCGGACTGGGGCTGACCGACCTGATTCGCAACGAGGCGCGCGGTGCGGCCAAGGCCCGCCGACACAAGTCGGTCATCATGGTCTACCTGACGGGCGGAATCGGCCATCAGGACACGTTCGACCTCAAGCCGCAGGCCCCCGTCGAGATGCGCGGAGAGTTCCGCCAGATCGCGACGGCCGTCCCCGGAACCGCCTTCTGCGAACACCTCCCCAGGCTCTCCGCCTGCGCCGACAAGTTCACGGTGCTGCGTTCGATCGTCGGCCAGCGGGATGAGCACTCGAGCTTCCAGAGTGTGACCGGATTCACGATGGGCGAGACGGCCCAGCGGAAACTCCCGCACTTCGGGTCGATCGTCTCCAGGGTGCAGGGCGGAACCGACTCGCTGACGCCGCCGTTCATCGACCTGTTCCCCACGATGCAGCACCGGCCGTACAACAGCACCGGCGCGGGCTACCTGGGAAGTGCGTACCACCAGGTTCGCGCGGACGGTGAAGACCTGAACAGCATGAAGCTTCGATATATCGAGCGCCCGCAGTTCGAAGGACGCCAGCGACTGCTGACGGGGCTGGACGAACTGCGCCGCCGACAGGACGCGCACGGATTTTCCGATGCGGACGAAAGCTATCGCCGCGCGTTCGAGGTGATGACGTCGTCCCGCATCATCGAAGCGATGGACGTGGAACGCGAAGACGTCGCCATCCGGGAGCGGTACGGCAAAGGTTCTTCGAAGCACCTGGGCGACGGCGCGCCGATGTGGAACGATCAACTGCTGATCGCCCGCAGGCTCGTGGAGTCGGGCGTCCGCGTCGTCACCGTCGCGTACGGGTTCTGGGACACGCATGGAAACAACTTCAGCCACATGAAGCAGCACCTGCCGCTGTTCGACACGGGAATCTCCGCCCTCATCGAAGACCTGCACGCCCGGGGCCTGAGCGAGGACTGCACCGTAGTCGTGTGGGGCGAGTTCGGACGAAGTCCGAAGATCAACACCAACGCAGGGCGCGACCATTGGGCGCCGGTTCAATCGGTGCTCGTTTCGGGAGGCGGCATGCCGGAGGGCCTCGTCATCGGCTCGACGGACAAGACGGCCGCTTACGCCCAGGAACGCCCGATTCATTACCGCGACGTGCTGGCCACGGTGTATCACAACCTCGGAATCGACCCGCATGACTTTGTGCGCGACGTGAGCGATCGCCCGGTCGCGATCCTCCCGGAAGACGCCCGGCCGATCCGCGAACTCGCCAGTGCGGGCCGGGTGCAGCACTCGTGA